One genomic window of Mogibacterium diversum includes the following:
- a CDS encoding nucleotide-binding protein — MKRIAIYGKGGIGKSTTVSNMSAALAGKGYTVMQIGCDPKADSTISLRQGRNLTPVLDTYRDKIKDIQLEDMYTIGYNGVICVEAGGPTPGIGCAGRGVAKALDLLKQKNFEEVLHPDVVFYDVLGDVVCGGFSMPLRKNYADNVYVISSGEQMAIYAAMNLGLAMENFKRRGHNGLSGIIANKRNVNGEDEKLHTLSEDLECPIVGTIEHSMVVKRASDDALTVAEAFPDDPMVDVYTKIAMEIINRD, encoded by the coding sequence ATGAAAAGAATTGCAATATATGGGAAAGGCGGAATTGGAAAATCCACTACCGTCTCTAATATGTCTGCGGCACTCGCTGGAAAAGGATATACGGTCATGCAGATTGGATGCGATCCGAAAGCAGATTCCACGATTAGTCTTCGCCAAGGAAGGAATCTCACTCCAGTTCTCGATACTTACAGGGATAAGATCAAGGACATTCAGCTTGAAGACATGTATACCATCGGCTATAACGGTGTTATCTGCGTGGAAGCTGGTGGTCCAACTCCAGGCATTGGCTGCGCTGGACGCGGCGTTGCTAAGGCGCTGGATTTGCTCAAGCAAAAGAATTTCGAAGAAGTACTCCATCCCGATGTCGTCTTCTACGATGTGCTCGGAGACGTAGTATGTGGCGGTTTCTCGATGCCGCTTCGCAAGAATTATGCGGACAACGTATATGTTATCTCTTCTGGGGAGCAGATGGCGATATATGCGGCGATGAACCTCGGTCTAGCGATGGAAAATTTTAAACGCAGAGGTCACAACGGGCTATCTGGAATAATTGCCAACAAGCGCAATGTCAACGGCGAAGACGAGAAACTTCATACACTCAGTGAAGACCTCGAGTGCCCGATAGTCGGAACTATCGAGCACAGCATGGTGGTAAAAAGAGCGTCTGACGACGCTCTCACTGTCGCCGAAGCTTTTCCCGATGACCCGATGGTTGACGTATATACTAAGATAGCGATGGAGATTATAAACAGGGACTAA
- a CDS encoding nitrogenase component 1: protein MKGLRKYLSPFTPDQSGAVSVLFHYGGMLIIMDAGGCVGNICGYDEPRWDKKKSAIFSAALRDLDAILGRDELLIQKTKEALGDIDAKFVGLIGTPVPAVIATDYRALKRLMETDYEVPVVPVETNGIDMYDEGVSRAFLQILKNYLYEEGGSGARFIANGSLEQKAISLEELEKLGKLGKLGDLGKIDKSNASERVGVLGFTPLDTPGSGDYEDMVTALSEQGMDNPVIYGMNDTLEDVAAAAHVDRNIVVSPGGVKPARWLRDKYGVQYEICYPLPQERSDRFAHKVMDHEPRKVLIVHQQVLANSLRDVILEASKDKSLERVDVASWFMMSKEVRHENDTKLNEEDELMKLVDAEGYDMVIGDPLIKRALPGWKGTFLSLPHFAISASLYSSSSDEEYWQKAGDEVK, encoded by the coding sequence ATGAAAGGGCTTAGAAAATATCTATCGCCGTTTACGCCAGACCAGTCTGGAGCGGTCTCTGTGCTGTTTCACTACGGCGGTATGCTGATAATCATGGATGCTGGCGGATGTGTTGGAAATATCTGCGGATACGATGAGCCGCGTTGGGATAAGAAAAAGAGTGCGATATTTAGTGCAGCTCTTCGTGACCTAGATGCGATTCTCGGCCGTGATGAGCTTCTCATCCAGAAGACTAAGGAAGCACTCGGAGATATAGATGCTAAATTCGTCGGTCTAATCGGGACACCAGTACCAGCCGTTATCGCTACTGACTATAGAGCGTTAAAACGCCTGATGGAGACTGACTACGAGGTGCCAGTTGTGCCTGTTGAGACTAATGGAATCGACATGTATGACGAAGGTGTTAGCAGGGCGTTTCTACAGATACTCAAGAACTACTTGTATGAAGAAGGTGGATCAGGAGCAAGGTTCATCGCAAATGGCAGTCTTGAGCAAAAAGCCATTAGCTTGGAAGAGCTAGAAAAGCTAGGAAAACTGGGCAAGCTAGGTGATTTAGGTAAGATTGATAAGAGTAATGCTTCCGAAAGAGTTGGGGTACTCGGCTTTACGCCGCTCGACACCCCTGGAAGCGGCGATTACGAAGATATGGTGACTGCACTTAGCGAGCAAGGCATGGATAACCCAGTTATCTATGGCATGAACGATACGCTCGAAGATGTGGCTGCCGCTGCACATGTGGATAGAAATATCGTCGTATCTCCAGGCGGTGTAAAGCCTGCGAGATGGCTAAGAGATAAGTACGGCGTACAGTATGAGATATGCTATCCACTGCCACAGGAGCGTTCAGATAGGTTCGCCCATAAGGTGATGGACCACGAGCCTCGGAAGGTGCTAATCGTGCATCAGCAGGTTTTGGCAAATTCTCTTAGAGACGTGATTCTAGAAGCTTCCAAGGATAAGTCATTAGAGCGCGTAGACGTTGCGAGCTGGTTCATGATGAGCAAAGAGGTTCGTCATGAAAATGATACTAAGTTAAATGAAGAGGATGAGCTCATGAAGCTCGTAGATGCAGAAGGATACGATATGGTGATTGGTGATCCGCTAATCAAGAGGGCGCTTCCTGGATGGAAGGGTACTTTCCTCAGTCTTCCTCACTTCGCAATCTCGGCTTCTCTGTACTCATCGAGCTCAGATGAAGAATACTGGCAGAAAGCTGGAGATGAAGTGAAATAG
- a CDS encoding nitrogenase component 1: MLIDLHKPDINKAKVKLGDLDTLAPFPRKLEYSCPSRGGWTIAHTPMIIPGSHMIYIGASACLRGVVLSAAEYEGLDRFSMVLIEEKDILSGNMEELFIEGVTDILNKLDHKPTCVLPFTGCIHYFLATDIEYIYDELSARFPDIDFISSQMTPTMKINDHTPEEDMCRSMYLCIEEQPLNDKVVNFIGDSFPIDRSGDHMKLLHDNGFRTHDLASIDDYDEYKAMGESFLNIYSLPIAKWSTECLEERLGQKSLYMPYTYDYDEIDHDMSALSKIIGAPAPDFASLRAEADEALRDALSVIGDAQIAIDFMSTPRFLSLAKLLLSRGFNVTEIYGDALTPDSKLDLEWLQQNYPDIPLIATQDFRARFYPRDEAEGGKLLAIGQKAAYFTGTNHFVNLIANNSWYGYDAIKKLAAEMIDAFNNEKDTKSIIQVKAWGCSA; the protein is encoded by the coding sequence ATGCTGATTGATTTACACAAACCCGATATTAATAAAGCGAAGGTGAAGCTTGGAGATCTCGATACCCTGGCTCCTTTCCCACGCAAACTTGAATACTCATGTCCTTCGCGCGGTGGCTGGACTATCGCGCATACACCGATGATTATTCCTGGTTCGCACATGATATACATCGGAGCGTCAGCATGTCTACGCGGCGTGGTTCTCTCTGCCGCCGAGTATGAGGGGCTGGATAGATTTTCAATGGTACTCATTGAGGAAAAGGATATTCTTAGTGGCAACATGGAAGAGCTTTTTATCGAGGGCGTTACCGACATCCTGAATAAGCTTGACCACAAGCCTACGTGCGTGCTCCCTTTTACAGGCTGCATTCACTACTTCTTAGCCACGGATATCGAATATATATATGACGAACTTTCGGCTCGCTTTCCAGACATCGACTTCATCTCTTCGCAGATGACGCCGACTATGAAGATAAACGACCACACACCTGAAGAGGACATGTGTCGCTCGATGTATCTGTGTATCGAGGAACAACCGCTTAATGATAAAGTCGTTAATTTCATCGGCGATAGTTTTCCGATTGATAGGTCTGGTGATCATATGAAGCTACTACATGATAATGGTTTCCGTACTCATGATCTCGCTTCAATCGATGATTACGATGAGTACAAGGCTATGGGCGAGAGTTTTCTCAATATCTACTCCCTTCCTATCGCGAAGTGGTCCACTGAATGCCTTGAGGAGAGGCTCGGTCAGAAGAGCCTGTACATGCCGTACACTTACGACTACGACGAGATTGACCATGATATGAGTGCGCTTTCTAAGATTATCGGAGCTCCTGCTCCTGATTTTGCATCGCTTCGGGCAGAAGCTGATGAAGCTCTAAGAGATGCACTTTCTGTTATCGGAGATGCACAGATTGCTATAGACTTCATGAGCACGCCGCGCTTTTTGAGCCTTGCAAAGCTCCTGCTCTCACGTGGCTTCAACGTGACTGAGATTTATGGAGATGCTCTAACGCCAGATAGCAAACTTGATCTCGAGTGGCTGCAGCAGAATTATCCAGATATTCCGCTGATTGCAACTCAGGATTTTCGTGCACGCTTCTATCCAAGAGACGAAGCTGAGGGTGGCAAGCTGCTTGCAATAGGTCAGAAAGCTGCGTATTTTACTGGCACTAACCACTTTGTAAATCTAATCGCCAACAACAGCTGGTATGGATATGACGCGATTAAGAAGCTCGCAGCAGAAATGATCGATGCGTTTAACAACGAAAAAGACACTAAGTCCATAATTCAGGTTAAGGCTTGGGGGTGCTCGGCATGA
- a CDS encoding nitrogenase component 1: protein MKQVARVLSTYSADLFGICSVLYELGGLVVMHDASGCNSTYNTHDEPRWYDIESMIYISGLIENDVILGNDEKLISDVIEAAQETNPKFIAISAALIPLFMSTDMKGIARIIEKRTGIPTFGFTTNAMDTYVLGGNMVYREFLDRFCPALDGSQAISDSSSISVNLLGVTPLDFSIIGNVEALKEYFKDCGIEVNCCMTMGCTLSEMTEAYKADVNVVCSSLALDGARILNDKYGTPAVLGLPMGKAACYELEKLIRESAVDGKSRLLGSADEITCIPPLEHAKSSFTLRDRAKGGTWIIGEAINAAGIRYVLEHDLGITEVHILCPTQVDAHMLREGDVMVRDEADIEKVLKGAKCVIADPIYRRILTRDENGNLPHFINIPHEAYSGRMYRSHIPTFIGTGFTDWLTSKVNADQDSIGINDIMKINKPYRKNN from the coding sequence ATGAAACAAGTAGCAAGAGTTTTATCCACCTATTCAGCCGACCTCTTCGGCATCTGCTCCGTCCTATATGAGCTGGGCGGTCTCGTTGTAATGCACGATGCATCCGGCTGCAATTCAACATACAACACGCACGATGAGCCGCGTTGGTATGATATAGAGAGCATGATTTACATATCTGGGCTCATTGAAAATGACGTAATTCTCGGAAACGATGAGAAACTTATAAGCGATGTAATTGAGGCTGCACAGGAAACTAATCCTAAATTCATCGCTATCTCTGCTGCGCTGATTCCACTCTTTATGAGCACGGATATGAAGGGAATCGCCCGCATCATCGAGAAGCGCACGGGAATACCGACATTTGGATTTACGACTAATGCTATGGATACTTATGTGCTAGGCGGTAACATGGTATACCGAGAATTCCTAGATAGATTCTGCCCTGCTCTTGATGGTAGCCAGGCTATATCTGATTCATCTTCCATATCCGTAAATCTACTCGGCGTAACTCCACTCGACTTCTCGATAATCGGAAACGTTGAGGCTCTAAAGGAGTATTTTAAAGATTGCGGTATCGAGGTTAATTGCTGCATGACGATGGGCTGCACTCTTTCTGAAATGACAGAGGCTTATAAAGCTGATGTCAATGTCGTCTGCTCATCTCTGGCACTTGACGGTGCGAGAATACTCAATGATAAGTACGGAACACCTGCAGTTCTGGGTCTACCTATGGGAAAGGCTGCTTGCTATGAACTTGAAAAGCTTATAAGGGAATCTGCCGTTGATGGTAAATCACGTCTGCTCGGCTCAGCCGATGAGATAACCTGTATCCCACCACTTGAACACGCAAAGTCTAGCTTCACACTTAGAGATAGAGCCAAGGGTGGCACCTGGATTATCGGAGAAGCGATTAATGCAGCAGGCATACGCTATGTGCTGGAGCACGACCTTGGAATTACTGAAGTTCACATACTATGCCCTACTCAGGTAGATGCTCATATGCTTAGAGAGGGCGATGTTATGGTGCGCGACGAAGCTGACATAGAGAAGGTGCTAAAGGGTGCAAAATGCGTAATCGCAGATCCTATCTATAGACGAATTCTGACGAGAGATGAAAATGGTAATTTACCGCACTTCATAAATATTCCTCACGAAGCTTATTCGGGCAGGATGTACAGGAGTCATATCCCGACCTTCATCGGAACAGGCTTCACAGATTGGCTGACTTCTAAGGTCAATGCTGATCAGGATTCCATCGGTATCAACGACATTATGAAAATAAATAAACCTTATAGAAAAAACAACTAG
- a CDS encoding nitrogenase component 1 → MARDTYFTTIGALAEAGSIPTELVSNEHLVYSSPATLMYNSPGAQGFGVKRAGVVIPESVMLVVAPACCGRNTTILADEGGYSERMFFLQMSENDLVTGRHLSDIPEAIEEIYEVCEVKPKVVVICITCVDALLGTDLERVCRKAEERTGIHVVPTYMYALMREGKNPPMVAVREAIYSLLEKRKPTGGTVNLLGNFTHLEDDSDLYDILGQMGIKTIHEVGRKETLEEYMEMGGADFNIILHPEARKAAFTLESKLGIPYVELTRVYEIDRIQRQYALFAAALGVEIDDSEYFREASDACLRLQQLCEGKTFAIGQVVNGNSIEMALALEKLGLRVKSVFANVSEDDFPFIRELASYNRGLKVYSTMSPTMMNYDGSEKVDISIGIDAQFYYPESINVHWNNEIQPFGYKGLVHFVEAIERRLADERA, encoded by the coding sequence ATGGCGAGAGACACTTATTTCACGACAATAGGAGCGCTCGCTGAGGCTGGCAGTATTCCGACCGAGCTAGTGAGCAACGAGCATCTCGTGTATAGCTCACCGGCGACCTTGATGTACAATTCACCAGGTGCGCAGGGATTTGGCGTTAAGAGAGCAGGAGTAGTAATACCAGAATCGGTAATGCTCGTGGTTGCGCCAGCTTGCTGTGGCCGCAATACCACGATTTTGGCGGACGAAGGCGGATATAGTGAGAGGATGTTTTTCCTTCAGATGAGTGAAAATGACCTCGTCACAGGTAGACATCTATCCGATATACCAGAGGCTATCGAGGAGATCTATGAAGTCTGTGAAGTGAAGCCTAAGGTTGTGGTTATCTGCATCACATGCGTCGATGCGCTTCTCGGAACTGATCTAGAGCGTGTCTGTAGAAAGGCTGAGGAACGCACGGGAATTCATGTAGTTCCTACATATATGTATGCGCTTATGCGCGAGGGCAAGAACCCACCGATGGTAGCTGTAAGAGAAGCGATTTACTCGCTGCTTGAGAAGAGAAAGCCGACAGGTGGGACCGTTAATTTACTCGGTAATTTTACACATCTCGAGGATGATTCTGACCTGTATGATATCCTCGGTCAGATGGGAATCAAGACCATACATGAGGTAGGGAGAAAAGAAACCCTCGAAGAATACATGGAGATGGGCGGAGCAGATTTCAATATCATACTTCATCCAGAGGCTAGAAAGGCAGCATTCACACTTGAGTCAAAGCTCGGAATCCCTTATGTGGAGCTGACTAGAGTATATGAAATAGATAGAATTCAGCGTCAATATGCGCTGTTCGCTGCGGCTCTCGGAGTAGAAATCGATGATTCGGAATACTTCCGTGAGGCTAGCGATGCGTGCCTAAGACTTCAGCAGCTGTGTGAAGGAAAGACATTTGCAATAGGACAGGTTGTAAATGGAAACTCAATCGAGATGGCGCTAGCACTCGAGAAGCTGGGACTACGCGTTAAGTCGGTGTTTGCGAATGTAAGCGAAGATGACTTCCCTTTTATCAGAGAACTTGCTAGCTATAACCGGGGCCTTAAGGTGTACTCGACTATGTCGCCGACAATGATGAACTATGATGGTTCGGAAAAGGTTGATATTTCAATCGGTATAGATGCACAGTTCTACTATCCAGAGTCGATAAATGTGCACTGGAATAACGAGATTCAGCCGTTTGGATACAAGGGACTAGTACACTTTGTAGAGGCAATAGAGAGGAGGCTCGCTGATGAAAGGGCTTAG
- a CDS encoding TM2 domain-containing protein, whose product MFCKNCGTEMNENQAICLNCGIKKNNGNSFCSNCGSEINPNQSVCLKCGVAIPNHPSPEAPSHFTENLPVRNKFVAALLAIFLGGLGVHKFYLNKPGMGVLYLLFCWTFIPGIIGFIEGILYLCSSDIEFQSKHHVRLDNH is encoded by the coding sequence ATGTTTTGTAAAAATTGTGGTACAGAAATGAATGAAAATCAGGCTATTTGCTTGAACTGTGGTATTAAAAAAAATAATGGAAATAGTTTTTGTAGTAACTGTGGTAGTGAAATTAATCCAAATCAATCCGTATGTTTAAAATGTGGTGTTGCTATTCCTAACCACCCTTCCCCAGAAGCTCCCTCTCATTTTACAGAAAATTTACCTGTACGTAATAAGTTTGTTGCAGCGCTTTTGGCTATTTTTTTAGGCGGTTTAGGTGTTCATAAATTTTATTTAAATAAACCTGGAATGGGTGTGCTGTATCTTCTTTTTTGTTGGACATTTATTCCTGGAATAATTGGTTTTATTGAAGGAATACTCTATTTATGTAGTAGCGATATTGAATTCCAATCAAAACACCATGTGCGATTAGATAATCATTAA
- the hemW gene encoding radical SAM family heme chaperone HemW — MTTNKNPGIYVHIPFCVRKCNYCAFLSGASDEALRERYVKALCEEIRIRARLMSDHAHGVFDTIFFGGGTPSLLSSDQIARIISELKANFNIASEAEITLESNPATLSMESLRGYRQSGVNRLSMGVQSMNDEILKRLGRIHTAGDVIRDVQNAREAGFDNINLDLMFAVPDSSLETTLIDIEAVTSLEPEHISFYSLQLEEGTAFFKEFERGELKEVPDEIDRAMYHAGTKLLKEKGYEHYEISNFAKRGYESRHNLKYWNMAPYLGLGLGASSFIDNSRVMNVCSLDEYFNLTGKGLAPSAEVHENSEHDNVAEAVFTGLRKVEGIRYEDVLGSYEKFWEYYSDVFEEACEYEREGKLIIDEEGMRLTSDGIDISNSIMALFV, encoded by the coding sequence ATGACGACAAATAAGAATCCTGGTATATACGTTCATATTCCGTTCTGTGTGAGGAAGTGCAACTACTGTGCGTTTCTATCTGGAGCTTCGGATGAAGCCCTGAGAGAACGCTACGTGAAGGCGCTGTGCGAAGAGATTCGCATCAGAGCAAGGCTTATGAGTGACCATGCACATGGAGTCTTCGATACCATCTTCTTTGGCGGTGGAACTCCTTCGCTGCTAAGTAGCGACCAGATTGCAAGGATAATTAGTGAGCTAAAGGCGAATTTTAATATAGCTAGTGAAGCCGAGATTACTCTCGAATCTAATCCTGCGACACTGTCCATGGAAAGCCTGAGAGGTTACAGGCAGTCTGGTGTTAACCGCTTATCTATGGGCGTTCAGAGTATGAACGATGAGATACTGAAGAGGCTTGGAAGGATTCATACAGCTGGGGATGTGATAAGAGATGTGCAGAATGCTAGAGAAGCAGGCTTTGATAATATCAATCTCGATCTCATGTTCGCTGTGCCAGATAGCAGCTTGGAGACTACGCTTATAGATATAGAAGCTGTTACGAGCCTAGAGCCTGAACACATATCCTTCTATAGTTTGCAGCTTGAGGAAGGTACAGCCTTCTTCAAGGAGTTTGAAAGAGGAGAGCTCAAGGAAGTTCCTGATGAAATCGATAGAGCTATGTATCACGCTGGAACTAAGCTCCTTAAAGAGAAGGGATATGAGCACTATGAGATTTCTAACTTCGCTAAGCGTGGCTATGAATCTAGACATAATCTCAAGTACTGGAACATGGCTCCGTATCTCGGTCTAGGACTCGGGGCATCTTCGTTCATCGATAACAGCAGGGTTATGAATGTCTGCTCGCTCGATGAATATTTTAACCTCACTGGTAAAGGTCTTGCGCCTTCCGCTGAAGTACACGAGAACTCGGAGCATGACAACGTGGCGGAGGCTGTTTTTACAGGGCTTAGGAAGGTAGAAGGAATTAGATACGAGGATGTGCTGGGTAGTTACGAGAAATTCTGGGAATATTACAGTGATGTCTTTGAAGAAGCTTGCGAATATGAGAGAGAAGGCAAACTCATAATAGATGAAGAGGGCATGAGGCTCACAAGCGACGGAATAGATATAAGCAACAGTATTATGGCGCTTTTTGTATAG
- a CDS encoding nucleotide-binding protein, with amino-acid sequence MIKVAIYGKGGIGKSTVTANLAAAFAVKGYKVVQIGCDPKADSTINLLGGNPLIPVMNFMRDNDDEPTIDEMVKTGFGGVECIETGGPTPGIGCAGRGIISTFNLIDDLDVFGRFHPDVVLYDVLGDVVCGGFAAPIREGFAEDILIVTSGEKMALYAANNIKTAVDNFADRGYAKVKGVVLNHRNVENETEKVQAFADEAGIPIVGEIPRSQEIIDWEDQGKTVIEGNPESDIAKRFFALADYLIKENS; translated from the coding sequence ATGATTAAAGTAGCAATATATGGTAAAGGTGGTATCGGCAAGTCGACGGTGACTGCGAATCTCGCAGCAGCCTTTGCAGTTAAGGGATATAAGGTAGTTCAGATTGGATGTGATCCAAAGGCCGACTCGACTATCAATCTTCTCGGCGGCAATCCGCTGATTCCGGTTATGAACTTCATGAGAGATAACGACGATGAACCGACTATCGACGAGATGGTTAAAACTGGATTTGGAGGAGTAGAATGTATCGAGACTGGTGGGCCTACACCTGGCATCGGATGCGCAGGCAGAGGTATCATCTCGACTTTTAATCTAATAGATGACCTAGATGTTTTTGGCAGATTTCATCCTGATGTAGTCCTATATGACGTGCTCGGGGACGTAGTCTGTGGAGGCTTTGCTGCACCTATCAGAGAGGGCTTTGCAGAGGATATACTCATCGTAACGTCGGGTGAAAAGATGGCTCTCTATGCGGCAAATAATATCAAGACGGCTGTAGATAATTTTGCGGACCGTGGCTATGCCAAGGTAAAGGGCGTGGTGCTCAATCACCGTAACGTCGAGAATGAGACGGAGAAGGTGCAGGCATTTGCAGATGAGGCTGGAATACCAATCGTAGGAGAGATCCCTCGCAGTCAGGAGATCATAGACTGGGAGGATCAGGGTAAGACCGTAATCGAGGGTAATCCTGAGTCGGATATCGCAAAGAGGTTCTTTGCACTGGCAGACTACCTGATTAAGGAGAATTCGTAA
- a CDS encoding helix-turn-helix domain-containing protein, which produces MFINKTFDGRNNISGREISRLRKNNNMSQRELADNMQLLGLDIDKNAIQRIEAGKRFVTDIELIVFAEMFKITVDELLEK; this is translated from the coding sequence ATGTTTATTAATAAAACTTTTGATGGAAGAAATAATATATCGGGTAGAGAGATATCAAGGTTGAGAAAGAACAATAATATGTCACAGAGAGAATTGGCTGACAACATGCAGCTTCTGGGACTTGATATTGATAAAAATGCAATTCAAAGAATAGAGGCAGGAAAGCGCTTTGTTACAGATATTGAGTTAATAGTTTTTGCTGAAATGTTTAAGATTACAGTCGACGAACTGCTGGAAAAGTAA
- the glpK gene encoding glycerol kinase GlpK, with protein MGEYIMTLDEGTTSARCIIYDRVGNAVSVGQREFKQIFPNDGWVEHDAMEIYSTQMAVAQEALLKASLTYRDIDSIGITNQRETTIVWDKETGRPIYNAIVWQCRRTADTAEWLRDQGYSDMIREKTGLIIDAYFSATKLKWILDNVKGAREKAKRGELLFGTVETWLIWKMTGGAKHLTDYSNAARTMMFNINTLDWDDEILSILDIPRVMLPKPVPCAGDFGETIFELFGGKLPITGAAGDQQAALFGEACFNEGEIKSTYGTGNFLLLNTGNKPVYSSSGLLTTIAWGLNGEVKYALEGSVFVCGAAIQWLRDNLQMIKKSSISENFASKVPDSDGVVVVPAFTGLGAPYWEPDARGAILGIKRSTKKEHIVRATLESIAFQSDDLIKAMEKDLGRKITDLKVDGGASLNNFLMQNQADISDIHIVRHKSIESTSLGAAYLAGLASGYYKSIEDIIEIKDIDKEFYPAIEDEERQRAKAKWHRAVEAVLALAEDEEF; from the coding sequence ATGGGTGAATACATCATGACACTCGACGAAGGTACGACGAGTGCGAGGTGCATAATCTACGATAGAGTGGGAAATGCGGTAAGCGTTGGACAGAGGGAGTTTAAGCAGATTTTTCCTAATGATGGATGGGTTGAGCATGATGCGATGGAGATATATTCCACGCAGATGGCGGTTGCTCAGGAGGCGCTGCTCAAGGCGAGTCTTACCTATAGGGATATCGACTCTATCGGCATAACCAATCAGCGTGAGACCACTATTGTCTGGGACAAAGAGACCGGAAGGCCGATTTACAATGCGATTGTGTGGCAATGCAGAAGGACTGCAGACACCGCTGAATGGCTTAGAGATCAGGGATATTCCGATATGATTAGGGAGAAGACGGGTCTTATCATAGATGCGTATTTCAGTGCTACTAAGCTCAAGTGGATACTCGACAATGTAAAAGGTGCGAGGGAAAAAGCTAAGCGTGGTGAGCTGCTGTTCGGAACGGTTGAGACCTGGCTTATCTGGAAGATGACTGGTGGCGCTAAGCATCTCACTGACTATTCAAATGCAGCCAGAACCATGATGTTCAATATCAATACGCTTGACTGGGATGATGAGATCCTATCTATCCTAGATATACCACGTGTGATGCTTCCGAAGCCAGTGCCATGTGCTGGTGACTTTGGAGAGACTATTTTCGAATTATTTGGCGGTAAGCTACCTATCACTGGAGCGGCAGGAGATCAGCAGGCTGCACTCTTTGGTGAGGCTTGCTTTAACGAAGGCGAGATTAAGAGCACGTATGGAACGGGAAATTTCCTACTTCTGAACACTGGTAATAAGCCCGTATATAGCAGCAGTGGCCTCCTCACGACTATCGCTTGGGGGCTAAATGGTGAGGTTAAGTACGCGCTCGAAGGCTCCGTATTCGTGTGTGGTGCTGCTATCCAGTGGCTACGCGATAACCTGCAGATGATTAAGAAATCGAGTATCTCGGAAAACTTCGCGAGCAAGGTTCCAGATAGTGATGGAGTAGTCGTTGTGCCTGCATTTACAGGACTTGGAGCACCTTACTGGGAACCAGATGCGAGGGGAGCGATTCTCGGTATTAAGAGGTCTACCAAGAAGGAGCACATAGTTAGGGCGACACTTGAGTCAATTGCTTTTCAGAGTGATGATCTGATCAAGGCTATGGAGAAGGATCTTGGCAGAAAGATCACTGATCTCAAAGTAGACGGAGGTGCTTCGCTTAACAATTTCCTAATGCAGAACCAAGCGGATATCTCGGATATACATATAGTCCGCCATAAATCGATAGAGTCTACTTCGCTCGGAGCCGCGTATCTGGCAGGACTTGCTTCAGGGTATTACAAGTCGATTGAGGATATCATCGAGATCAAAGATATTGACAAGGAATTCTATCCAGCGATTGAAGATGAGGAGAGGCAGCGTGCTAAGGCTAAGTGGCATAGGGCTGTTGAGGCTGTGCTTGCGCTGGCAGAGGATGAGGAATTTTAG